The Coffea arabica cultivar ET-39 chromosome 1e, Coffea Arabica ET-39 HiFi, whole genome shotgun sequence genome has a window encoding:
- the LOC113717562 gene encoding zinc finger CCCH domain-containing protein ZFN-like isoform X1: MELYGQSNARKGLQQNRSREWAPAAREAGLTESMGRLGLWDGEAYPERPGMLECAYYMRTGVCGYGAKCRYNHPRDRASVGGSVSLGAADYPERVGEPDCQYYLRTGTCKFGASCKFHHPRNAGGSLISVSLNIYGYPLRLGEKECSYYLKTGQCKFGNTCKFHHPQPAGISLPATAHPFYPTVQSPSALSEQYCCASTNYRVSRPPILTGSYVPGAYGPFLLHTGVVPVPNWGPYTGPITPGFSPGTQASVGATSLYGVSQLNSSATAFAGTYPTLLSDSNQKKQKFPERPGQLECQYYMRYGDCKFGPSCRFHHPPNLVVAKAYSALSPLGLPLRPGIQSCPFYLQKGRCKFGRNCKFDHPMGTVEYSPSASSLTDVPVTPYMLCSSTAMEGQAAEFVGSKLDLQITRDRPHGSGLSGSVGLAFSRTAPFLLSSIQISDQGSGPNAD; this comes from the exons ATGGAGTTGTACGGACAGAGCAACGCAAGAAAAGGATTGCAGCAGAATCGGAGTAGGGAATGGGCTCCGGCAGCTCGAGAAGCAGGTCTGAcag AATCGATGGGCAGGTTGGGTTTGTGGGACGGAGAAGCGTATCCGGAGAGGCCTGGAATGCTGGAATGCGCCTACTACATGCGAACTGGGGTATGTGGATACGGTGCCAAGTGCCGCTATAATCATCCTCGTGATCGTGCTTCG GTTGGGGGATCAGTTTCCTTGGGAGCTGCAGATTATCCAGAGCGAGTTGGAGAGCCAGACTGCCAG TATTATTTAAGAACAGGAACCTGTAAATTTGGAGCTTCCTGCAAATTCCACCATCCTAGGAACGCTGGTGGATCCTTGATAAGCGTGTCACTTAATATTTATGGATACCCATTAAGACTG GGTGAGAAAGAATGCTCCTATTATTTGAAAACGGGGCAGTGcaaatttggtaatacttgtAAATTCCATCATCCTCAACCAGCTGGAATATCATTGCCAGCAACTGCACATCCGTTTTATCCAACAGTGCAGTCTCCTTCAGCTCTTTCTGAGCAATATTGTTGTGCATCAACCAACTATAGAGTCTCAAGGCCTCCAATATTAACCGGTTCTTATGTGCCTGGTGCTTATGGTCCTTTTCTGCTTCATACTGGAGTAGTTCCGGTTCCAAACTGGGGTCCTTACACG GGTCCTATAACCCCTGGATTTTCTCCTGGCACTCAAGCCTCAGTTGGAGCAACCTCGCTTTATGGTGTATCACAGCTAAATTCATCTGCAACTGCATTTGCTGGAACTTATCCCACTTTACTTTCAGACTCTAATCAGAAAAAACAGAAGTTTCCAGAAAGGCCTGGGCAACTTGAATGCCAGTATTACATGAGATACGGTGATTGTAAATTTGGACCATCTTGTAGGTTTCATCATCCGCCAAACTTGGTCGTGGCAAAGGCATATTCTGCTCTGAGTCCTTTGGGCCTGCCACTACGCCCG GGAATACAGTCTTGCCCCTTTTATCTACAAAAAGGACGCTGCAAATTTGGACGCAATTGCAAATTTGATCATCCAATGGGTACAGTTGAATATAGTCCATCCGCATCATCTCTTACAGATGTACCAGTAACTCCCTACATGCTTTGTTCATCCACTGCGATGGAGGGGCAGGCCGCCGAATTTGTTGGGTCCAAATTGGATCTGCAGATTACCAGAGATCGGCCTCATGGAAGCGGTTTGAGTGGTTCAGTTGGTCTTGCGTTTTCAAGGACCGCTCCTTTCTTGCTTTCGAGCATTCAGATATCAGATCAGGGTTCCGGACCGAATGCTGATTGA
- the LOC113717562 gene encoding zinc finger CCCH domain-containing protein ZFN-like isoform X2 yields the protein MELYGQSNARKGLQQNRSREWAPAAREAESMGRLGLWDGEAYPERPGMLECAYYMRTGVCGYGAKCRYNHPRDRASVGGSVSLGAADYPERVGEPDCQYYLRTGTCKFGASCKFHHPRNAGGSLISVSLNIYGYPLRLGEKECSYYLKTGQCKFGNTCKFHHPQPAGISLPATAHPFYPTVQSPSALSEQYCCASTNYRVSRPPILTGSYVPGAYGPFLLHTGVVPVPNWGPYTGPITPGFSPGTQASVGATSLYGVSQLNSSATAFAGTYPTLLSDSNQKKQKFPERPGQLECQYYMRYGDCKFGPSCRFHHPPNLVVAKAYSALSPLGLPLRPGIQSCPFYLQKGRCKFGRNCKFDHPMGTVEYSPSASSLTDVPVTPYMLCSSTAMEGQAAEFVGSKLDLQITRDRPHGSGLSGSVGLAFSRTAPFLLSSIQISDQGSGPNAD from the exons ATGGAGTTGTACGGACAGAGCAACGCAAGAAAAGGATTGCAGCAGAATCGGAGTAGGGAATGGGCTCCGGCAGCTCGAGAAGCAG AATCGATGGGCAGGTTGGGTTTGTGGGACGGAGAAGCGTATCCGGAGAGGCCTGGAATGCTGGAATGCGCCTACTACATGCGAACTGGGGTATGTGGATACGGTGCCAAGTGCCGCTATAATCATCCTCGTGATCGTGCTTCG GTTGGGGGATCAGTTTCCTTGGGAGCTGCAGATTATCCAGAGCGAGTTGGAGAGCCAGACTGCCAG TATTATTTAAGAACAGGAACCTGTAAATTTGGAGCTTCCTGCAAATTCCACCATCCTAGGAACGCTGGTGGATCCTTGATAAGCGTGTCACTTAATATTTATGGATACCCATTAAGACTG GGTGAGAAAGAATGCTCCTATTATTTGAAAACGGGGCAGTGcaaatttggtaatacttgtAAATTCCATCATCCTCAACCAGCTGGAATATCATTGCCAGCAACTGCACATCCGTTTTATCCAACAGTGCAGTCTCCTTCAGCTCTTTCTGAGCAATATTGTTGTGCATCAACCAACTATAGAGTCTCAAGGCCTCCAATATTAACCGGTTCTTATGTGCCTGGTGCTTATGGTCCTTTTCTGCTTCATACTGGAGTAGTTCCGGTTCCAAACTGGGGTCCTTACACG GGTCCTATAACCCCTGGATTTTCTCCTGGCACTCAAGCCTCAGTTGGAGCAACCTCGCTTTATGGTGTATCACAGCTAAATTCATCTGCAACTGCATTTGCTGGAACTTATCCCACTTTACTTTCAGACTCTAATCAGAAAAAACAGAAGTTTCCAGAAAGGCCTGGGCAACTTGAATGCCAGTATTACATGAGATACGGTGATTGTAAATTTGGACCATCTTGTAGGTTTCATCATCCGCCAAACTTGGTCGTGGCAAAGGCATATTCTGCTCTGAGTCCTTTGGGCCTGCCACTACGCCCG GGAATACAGTCTTGCCCCTTTTATCTACAAAAAGGACGCTGCAAATTTGGACGCAATTGCAAATTTGATCATCCAATGGGTACAGTTGAATATAGTCCATCCGCATCATCTCTTACAGATGTACCAGTAACTCCCTACATGCTTTGTTCATCCACTGCGATGGAGGGGCAGGCCGCCGAATTTGTTGGGTCCAAATTGGATCTGCAGATTACCAGAGATCGGCCTCATGGAAGCGGTTTGAGTGGTTCAGTTGGTCTTGCGTTTTCAAGGACCGCTCCTTTCTTGCTTTCGAGCATTCAGATATCAGATCAGGGTTCCGGACCGAATGCTGATTGA
- the LOC113717562 gene encoding zinc finger CCCH domain-containing protein 32-like isoform X3 encodes MELYGQSNARKGLQQNRSREWAPAAREAGLTESMGRLGLWDGEAYPERPGMLECAYYMRTGVGGSVSLGAADYPERVGEPDCQYYLRTGTCKFGASCKFHHPRNAGGSLISVSLNIYGYPLRLGEKECSYYLKTGQCKFGNTCKFHHPQPAGISLPATAHPFYPTVQSPSALSEQYCCASTNYRVSRPPILTGSYVPGAYGPFLLHTGVVPVPNWGPYTGPITPGFSPGTQASVGATSLYGVSQLNSSATAFAGTYPTLLSDSNQKKQKFPERPGQLECQYYMRYGDCKFGPSCRFHHPPNLVVAKAYSALSPLGLPLRPGIQSCPFYLQKGRCKFGRNCKFDHPMGTVEYSPSASSLTDVPVTPYMLCSSTAMEGQAAEFVGSKLDLQITRDRPHGSGLSGSVGLAFSRTAPFLLSSIQISDQGSGPNAD; translated from the exons ATGGAGTTGTACGGACAGAGCAACGCAAGAAAAGGATTGCAGCAGAATCGGAGTAGGGAATGGGCTCCGGCAGCTCGAGAAGCAGGTCTGAcag AATCGATGGGCAGGTTGGGTTTGTGGGACGGAGAAGCGTATCCGGAGAGGCCTGGAATGCTGGAATGCGCCTACTACATGCGAACTGGG GTTGGGGGATCAGTTTCCTTGGGAGCTGCAGATTATCCAGAGCGAGTTGGAGAGCCAGACTGCCAG TATTATTTAAGAACAGGAACCTGTAAATTTGGAGCTTCCTGCAAATTCCACCATCCTAGGAACGCTGGTGGATCCTTGATAAGCGTGTCACTTAATATTTATGGATACCCATTAAGACTG GGTGAGAAAGAATGCTCCTATTATTTGAAAACGGGGCAGTGcaaatttggtaatacttgtAAATTCCATCATCCTCAACCAGCTGGAATATCATTGCCAGCAACTGCACATCCGTTTTATCCAACAGTGCAGTCTCCTTCAGCTCTTTCTGAGCAATATTGTTGTGCATCAACCAACTATAGAGTCTCAAGGCCTCCAATATTAACCGGTTCTTATGTGCCTGGTGCTTATGGTCCTTTTCTGCTTCATACTGGAGTAGTTCCGGTTCCAAACTGGGGTCCTTACACG GGTCCTATAACCCCTGGATTTTCTCCTGGCACTCAAGCCTCAGTTGGAGCAACCTCGCTTTATGGTGTATCACAGCTAAATTCATCTGCAACTGCATTTGCTGGAACTTATCCCACTTTACTTTCAGACTCTAATCAGAAAAAACAGAAGTTTCCAGAAAGGCCTGGGCAACTTGAATGCCAGTATTACATGAGATACGGTGATTGTAAATTTGGACCATCTTGTAGGTTTCATCATCCGCCAAACTTGGTCGTGGCAAAGGCATATTCTGCTCTGAGTCCTTTGGGCCTGCCACTACGCCCG GGAATACAGTCTTGCCCCTTTTATCTACAAAAAGGACGCTGCAAATTTGGACGCAATTGCAAATTTGATCATCCAATGGGTACAGTTGAATATAGTCCATCCGCATCATCTCTTACAGATGTACCAGTAACTCCCTACATGCTTTGTTCATCCACTGCGATGGAGGGGCAGGCCGCCGAATTTGTTGGGTCCAAATTGGATCTGCAGATTACCAGAGATCGGCCTCATGGAAGCGGTTTGAGTGGTTCAGTTGGTCTTGCGTTTTCAAGGACCGCTCCTTTCTTGCTTTCGAGCATTCAGATATCAGATCAGGGTTCCGGACCGAATGCTGATTGA
- the LOC113717562 gene encoding zinc finger CCCH domain-containing protein 32-like isoform X4, with translation MELYGQSNARKGLQQNRSREWAPAAREAESMGRLGLWDGEAYPERPGMLECAYYMRTGVGGSVSLGAADYPERVGEPDCQYYLRTGTCKFGASCKFHHPRNAGGSLISVSLNIYGYPLRLGEKECSYYLKTGQCKFGNTCKFHHPQPAGISLPATAHPFYPTVQSPSALSEQYCCASTNYRVSRPPILTGSYVPGAYGPFLLHTGVVPVPNWGPYTGPITPGFSPGTQASVGATSLYGVSQLNSSATAFAGTYPTLLSDSNQKKQKFPERPGQLECQYYMRYGDCKFGPSCRFHHPPNLVVAKAYSALSPLGLPLRPGIQSCPFYLQKGRCKFGRNCKFDHPMGTVEYSPSASSLTDVPVTPYMLCSSTAMEGQAAEFVGSKLDLQITRDRPHGSGLSGSVGLAFSRTAPFLLSSIQISDQGSGPNAD, from the exons ATGGAGTTGTACGGACAGAGCAACGCAAGAAAAGGATTGCAGCAGAATCGGAGTAGGGAATGGGCTCCGGCAGCTCGAGAAGCAG AATCGATGGGCAGGTTGGGTTTGTGGGACGGAGAAGCGTATCCGGAGAGGCCTGGAATGCTGGAATGCGCCTACTACATGCGAACTGGG GTTGGGGGATCAGTTTCCTTGGGAGCTGCAGATTATCCAGAGCGAGTTGGAGAGCCAGACTGCCAG TATTATTTAAGAACAGGAACCTGTAAATTTGGAGCTTCCTGCAAATTCCACCATCCTAGGAACGCTGGTGGATCCTTGATAAGCGTGTCACTTAATATTTATGGATACCCATTAAGACTG GGTGAGAAAGAATGCTCCTATTATTTGAAAACGGGGCAGTGcaaatttggtaatacttgtAAATTCCATCATCCTCAACCAGCTGGAATATCATTGCCAGCAACTGCACATCCGTTTTATCCAACAGTGCAGTCTCCTTCAGCTCTTTCTGAGCAATATTGTTGTGCATCAACCAACTATAGAGTCTCAAGGCCTCCAATATTAACCGGTTCTTATGTGCCTGGTGCTTATGGTCCTTTTCTGCTTCATACTGGAGTAGTTCCGGTTCCAAACTGGGGTCCTTACACG GGTCCTATAACCCCTGGATTTTCTCCTGGCACTCAAGCCTCAGTTGGAGCAACCTCGCTTTATGGTGTATCACAGCTAAATTCATCTGCAACTGCATTTGCTGGAACTTATCCCACTTTACTTTCAGACTCTAATCAGAAAAAACAGAAGTTTCCAGAAAGGCCTGGGCAACTTGAATGCCAGTATTACATGAGATACGGTGATTGTAAATTTGGACCATCTTGTAGGTTTCATCATCCGCCAAACTTGGTCGTGGCAAAGGCATATTCTGCTCTGAGTCCTTTGGGCCTGCCACTACGCCCG GGAATACAGTCTTGCCCCTTTTATCTACAAAAAGGACGCTGCAAATTTGGACGCAATTGCAAATTTGATCATCCAATGGGTACAGTTGAATATAGTCCATCCGCATCATCTCTTACAGATGTACCAGTAACTCCCTACATGCTTTGTTCATCCACTGCGATGGAGGGGCAGGCCGCCGAATTTGTTGGGTCCAAATTGGATCTGCAGATTACCAGAGATCGGCCTCATGGAAGCGGTTTGAGTGGTTCAGTTGGTCTTGCGTTTTCAAGGACCGCTCCTTTCTTGCTTTCGAGCATTCAGATATCAGATCAGGGTTCCGGACCGAATGCTGATTGA